The following coding sequences lie in one Apium graveolens cultivar Ventura chromosome 3, ASM990537v1, whole genome shotgun sequence genomic window:
- the LOC141713800 gene encoding transcription factor MYB15-like, whose amino-acid sequence MTERSEHVGQVVMTLVFMCGTRNNSQSRRNLGIKGAGGLKYQIWKLQRCGKSCRLRWNSYLRPDIKHGQLTPEEDRVIIQCQALLGNRWAAIAAHLPGRTDDGIKNYWRTQLKKKLGIVSSSGDETAKNPKGSKQNGNAATTGLNYPRPSNNKMYKIATAGNSMTITPQYNEEKKSFYDDTGISPLTLILLLLFLKYSLLLLLFLFLFLFLRFSRLRLIFLGFTLLRLLLLFLKVFLLLFPRFPLLLLLLLVPHQN is encoded by the exons ATGACGGAAAGGAGTGAACATGTTGGGCAGGTGGTCATGACCCTCGTGTTCATGTGTGGTACTAGGAACAACAGTCAGAGCAGGAGGAACCTGGGTATAAAAGGGGCAGGAGGCCTG AAATATCAG ATCTGGAAG TTGCAGAGGTGTGGTAAGAGCTGCAGGTTGAGGTGGAACAGTTATCTCCGGCCCGATATTAAACATGGACAGTTAACTCCTGAGGAAGACCGGGTGATTATCCAGTGTCAAGCTCTCCTTGGCAACCG ATGGGCTGCCATAGCTGCACACCTGCCTGGTAGGACAGACGATGGCATTAAGAACTACTGGCGTACCCAGCTGAAGAAGAAGTTGGGTATAGTTAGTAGCTCTGGTGATGAGACAGCAAAGAATCCTAAAGGCTCTAAACAAAATGGAAATGCTGCTACTACTGGATTGAACTACCCAAGGCCCTCCAACAACAAGATGTATAAGATTGCAACAGCAGGAAACTCAATGACTATTACTCCACAGTATAATGAGGAGAAGAAGAGCTTTTATGATGACACTGGAATCTCGCCCCTGACATTGATCCTTCTGCTCCTCTTCCTCAAGTACTCTCTGCTCCTGCTTTTGTTCCTGTTCCTGTTCCTGTTCCTCAGGTTTTCCCGGCTCCGGCTGATATTCCTCGGCTTCACTTTGCTCCGGCTTCTGCTGCTGTTTCTCAAGGTTTTCTTGCTCCTATTCCCCAGGTTTCCGCTGCTCCTGCTGTTGCTCCTAGTACCACACCAGAACTAA
- the LOC141711532 gene encoding putative F-box protein At1g49610, translating into MMRTKEICEVSNKKQKGSEDEQEDRLSNLPDSILLHILSFLPMKDAVKTVLLRRFGNLWTYLQTLNFDGRSYLNYQRSCHGKWFTVFVPQALLRHECPAIIKFSLKFGSYLYFSPTGFKPPKGKKALEPNLASTIDSWIHFALRKKVKILDLGILAHGSSSTRFDYDLPHAVFRSDFIIEMSLVNISLRQPEQVHLKALKNLSLTTIMLDDKMMEGILSGCPSLESLSLIQCYGLHKLNCTSARLTKLMIVVGNDFSWVEISGPNLMSLNISGLHGQVNLRNVSSVVEASLDICHDYCNIGSLLEGLHQASTFTITSWCILMLITSDKDSIPCPSSTRKHLVLKTQITKRHLPGIARLLQSSPQLETLTIQIGDGTSPFHPEDSLRVGISEFSRWDCWNDENWLNASEIGVEHFFETEIPFGCLKNHLRTVRISGASVSNSSLLHLVKFFLEKSLVLERMEISVRKLYPCSYTWHTELAELSKMLSTWRKASPSAMIVLA; encoded by the exons ATGATGCGGActaaagaaatttgtgaggttagCAATAAGAAGCAAAAAGGTTCAGAGGATGAGCAGGAGGATAGGCTCAGCAATTTGCCCGATTCGATACTCTTACACATCCTTTCCTTCTTGCCCATGAAAGATGCAGTCAAAACTGTCCTGCTTCGGCGATTTGGGAACCTCTGGACTTACCTACAGACTCTTAACTTTGATGGACGTTCCTATTTAAATTATCAAAGGTCCTGTCACGGTAAGTGGTTCACAGTCTTTGTTCCTCAAGCATTACTTCGCCATGAATGCCCTGCAATTATCAAATTTTCTCTCAAGTTTGGATCCTACTTGTACTTTTCACCGACCGGCTTCAAGCCTCCCAAGGGGAAGAAAGCCTTGGAACCGAACCTTGCTTCTACTATTGATTCATGGATACACTTTGCATTGAGAAAGAAAGTTAAGATTCTTGATTTGGGCATACTGGCACATGGTTCATCAAGTACTAGATTTGACTATGACCTACCACATGCTGTTTTTAGAAGTGACTTTATTATAGAAATGAGTTTGGTCAACATTAGTTTGAGGCAACCTGAGCAGGTTCACTTGAAAGCGCTCAAAAATTTATCTTTAACCACCATCATGTTGGATGACAAGATGATGGAGGGAATATTATCTGGATGTCCTTCACTTGAGAGCTTGTCTTTGATACAATGTTATGGTCTACATAAGTTGAACTGTACATCTGCGCGTCTTACAAAACTGATGATCGTAGTTGGAAATGATTTTTCTTGGGTTGAAATTTCTGGCCCGAATCTGATGTCACTTAATATATCTGGATTGCACGGGCAAGTAAATTTAAGAAATGTATCATCTGTTGTTGAGGCCTCTCTTGACATCTGCCATGATTATTGCAATATTGGCTCACTGCTTGAAGGTTTACACCAAGCCAGTACTTTTACCATAACCAGTTGGTGTATTCTG ATGCTGATTACGTCGGACAAAGACAGCATTCCTTGTCCATCCTCAACTCGTAAACATTTGGTTCTCAAGACACAAATAACCAAGCGACACCTCCCTGGAATCGCAAGGTTGCTGCAAAGTTCCCCTCAACTTGAGACGCTTACTATTCAAATTGGAGATGGCACATCACCTTTTCATCCT GAGGATAGTCTACGTGTTGGAATATCTGAATTTTCTCGATGGGATTGTTGGAATGATGAAAATTGGTTGAATGCATCTGAAATTGGCGTTGAGCACTTCTTTGAGACTGAAATTCCTTTCGGTTGTCTTAAAAATCACTTGAGAACTGTTCGTATATCCGGAGCTAGCGTATCAAACTCGTCTCTCCTTCATCTTGTGAAGTTTTTTCTCGAGAAATCTCTTGTTTTGGAGAGAATGGAGATATCCGTGAGAAAATTGTATCCATGTAGCTATACTTGGCACACTGAACTTGCGGAGCTGTCAAAAATGTTGTCAACTTGGCGAAAAGCTTCTCCAAGTGCTATGATTGTTCTTGCCTAA